A window of the Vibrio pomeroyi genome harbors these coding sequences:
- the polA gene encoding DNA polymerase I, with amino-acid sequence MARIPDNPLILIDGSSYLYRAFHAYPGTMSNGDIPTNAVYGVVNMLRSMMRQFASDRIAVIFDAKGKTFRDDMYPEYKANRPPMPDDLRCQIEPLHNVIRAMGLPLISIPGVEADDVIGTLASQASAMGMPVLISTGDKDMAQLVDDNVTLINTMTNVVMDREGVIEKFGIPPELIIDYLALMGDKVDNIPGVPGVGDKTATALLQGIGSIEKLYQNLDDIAALGFRGSKTMAKKLIDNKDNAEMSYELATIKLDVELEETPESLVKAQPNTDELIKLYGQLVFKSWLNELLEGGSGVVEADEKSGAVRSSTASTTSTVEMNTSAVTIDRSNYETILDEASFNAWLEKLKASEVFAFDTETDSLDYMVANLVGLSFATEEGVAAYVPVAHDYLDAPQQLDRDWVLEQLKPILEDDAQAKVGQNLKYDMSVLARYGIEMKGIKHDTMLASYVFNSVGGKHDMDSLALRFLQHSCISFEQIAGKGKKQLTFNQIELGEASPYAAEDADVTLRLHNRLMENIEQDEKLKAIYEEIEVPLIPVMSRIERTGVFIDDMLLGAQSQEIAVRLDELEQKAYEIAEQEFNMNSPKQLQAILFEKMGLPVIKKTPSGAPSTNEEVLQELALDYPLPKLIIEYRGLAKLKSTYTDKLPKMINAETGRVHTSYHQAVTATGRLSSTDPNLQNIPIRNEEGRRIRQAFVAQHGWKILAVDYSQIELRIMAHLSGDKALLEAFQQGKDIHAATAAEIIGVNIEDVTTEQRRRAKAVNFGLIYGMSAFGLAKQLGIPRGEAQHYMDTYFERYPGVMQYMEDTRSAASEQGFVETIYGRRLHLPEIQSRNGMRRKAAERAAINAPMQGTAADIIKKAMLLVDEWIQVEGDGRVKLLMQVHDELVFEVEESSLAEIESKVQELMESAAELEVPLVAEAGHGDNWDQAH; translated from the coding sequence ATGCGTCAATTTGCTTCTGATCGTATTGCGGTTATTTTTGATGCGAAAGGAAAGACGTTCCGTGATGACATGTACCCAGAGTACAAAGCAAACCGTCCACCCATGCCTGACGATCTTCGTTGCCAGATCGAACCTTTGCACAATGTGATTCGTGCGATGGGCTTGCCACTTATCTCTATTCCCGGCGTTGAAGCGGATGACGTGATCGGTACGCTTGCTTCTCAAGCTTCTGCGATGGGTATGCCTGTGCTTATTAGTACTGGTGATAAAGATATGGCGCAGCTGGTTGATGATAACGTTACTTTGATCAATACCATGACTAACGTGGTAATGGATCGTGAAGGCGTTATTGAGAAATTTGGTATCCCACCAGAGCTGATCATCGACTACCTTGCGCTGATGGGCGATAAAGTCGATAACATCCCAGGTGTTCCGGGTGTTGGTGATAAGACTGCGACAGCGTTACTGCAAGGTATCGGTAGCATCGAAAAGCTGTACCAAAATCTTGATGATATCGCGGCGCTTGGCTTCCGTGGTTCAAAGACCATGGCTAAAAAGCTGATTGATAATAAAGACAACGCTGAGATGTCTTACGAGCTTGCAACGATCAAACTGGATGTCGAGCTAGAAGAGACACCTGAGTCGCTTGTAAAAGCGCAACCAAACACGGATGAGCTGATTAAGCTATACGGTCAACTGGTCTTCAAATCTTGGCTGAATGAGCTACTTGAAGGTGGCAGCGGCGTGGTTGAGGCGGATGAAAAGTCGGGTGCAGTACGCAGCAGCACAGCATCAACTACTTCTACGGTAGAAATGAATACCTCTGCAGTGACGATTGATCGCAGCAACTACGAAACCATCTTAGATGAAGCCTCTTTTAATGCGTGGCTAGAGAAACTGAAAGCGTCAGAGGTGTTTGCCTTTGATACTGAAACAGACAGCTTGGACTACATGGTGGCGAACCTCGTTGGCCTGTCATTCGCGACTGAAGAAGGCGTTGCCGCTTACGTACCGGTTGCCCATGATTACCTAGATGCACCGCAGCAGTTGGATCGTGATTGGGTACTTGAACAGCTTAAGCCGATTCTTGAAGATGATGCACAAGCGAAAGTAGGTCAGAACCTGAAGTACGATATGAGTGTGCTAGCACGCTACGGTATCGAGATGAAAGGCATCAAACACGACACCATGTTGGCGTCTTACGTTTTCAATAGCGTAGGTGGCAAGCATGATATGGACAGCCTAGCGCTGCGTTTCCTTCAGCACAGCTGCATCTCATTTGAGCAAATCGCAGGTAAAGGTAAGAAACAGCTTACTTTCAACCAGATTGAGCTGGGTGAAGCGTCTCCATACGCAGCAGAAGATGCTGACGTGACACTACGTCTTCATAACCGTTTGATGGAAAACATTGAACAAGATGAAAAGCTAAAAGCCATCTATGAAGAAATCGAAGTGCCACTGATCCCTGTAATGTCTCGCATTGAACGTACCGGTGTATTCATCGATGACATGTTGCTGGGCGCTCAATCGCAAGAGATTGCGGTTCGTCTGGATGAGCTAGAACAGAAAGCCTACGAGATTGCTGAGCAAGAGTTCAACATGAACTCGCCAAAACAGCTGCAAGCGATCCTGTTTGAAAAAATGGGTCTGCCTGTTATCAAGAAAACGCCATCAGGTGCACCTTCAACCAACGAAGAAGTGCTGCAAGAGTTGGCTCTTGATTACCCGCTACCTAAGCTGATCATTGAGTATCGTGGCCTTGCGAAACTAAAGTCGACCTACACAGATAAACTACCGAAGATGATCAACGCTGAAACGGGTCGTGTTCATACGTCTTATCACCAAGCGGTGACAGCAACGGGTCGTTTGTCTTCAACAGATCCAAACCTACAGAACATCCCTATTCGTAATGAAGAAGGCCGTCGTATCCGCCAAGCATTTGTTGCACAACATGGCTGGAAGATTCTAGCGGTCGATTACTCTCAAATTGAATTGCGTATCATGGCGCACCTTTCGGGTGATAAAGCGCTTCTGGAAGCATTCCAACAAGGCAAAGATATCCACGCGGCAACGGCGGCTGAGATCATCGGCGTTAATATTGAGGATGTAACGACAGAACAACGTCGTCGTGCTAAAGCCGTTAACTTCGGTCTTATCTACGGTATGAGTGCCTTTGGCTTGGCTAAGCAACTGGGTATTCCTCGTGGTGAAGCACAACACTACATGGATACTTACTTCGAGCGTTACCCTGGCGTAATGCAGTATATGGAAGACACGCGCAGTGCAGCTTCAGAGCAAGGCTTCGTTGAAACCATTTACGGTCGTCGTCTGCACCTTCCTGAGATTCAATCTCGTAATGGCATGCGTCGTAAGGCTGCTGAACGTGCGGCGATCAATGCGCCAATGCAAGGCACAGCGGCAGACATCATTAAGAAAGCGATGTTGTTGGTGGACGAGTGGATTCAAGTGGAAGGCGATGGTCGTGTGAAACTGCTTATGCAGGTACACGATGAATTGGTGTTTGAAGTGGAAGAGTCATCTTTAGCCGAAATTGAAAGTAAAGTACAAGAATTGATGGAATCCGCTGCAGAGCTAGAAGTTCCGCTTGTCGCGGAAGCTGGCCACGGTGACAACTGGGATCAAGCCCACTAA
- a CDS encoding GTP-binding protein — MWKTPLAIIALILVSLTGFASEAEQEQAPLINVDMTLDLDGMEKYAQDASESLEVISQSLQAIVNNLNLSDDQQQALNQTVESINKLASSTKTSLNQLPQALDQSRLAFKQTSQVLLDDIQTKIIIALAAVIAVIIIALTAIYLLILKPMQQTLVKATNNISSMAQSIQITAEALKYSTEKQQKIMDYIEHSPTQYTDK; from the coding sequence ATGTGGAAAACACCATTAGCCATCATTGCACTTATATTGGTCTCACTGACAGGGTTTGCCTCTGAAGCAGAACAAGAACAAGCCCCACTGATCAATGTCGATATGACATTAGACCTAGATGGCATGGAAAAGTACGCCCAAGATGCGAGTGAGTCTCTTGAGGTGATATCGCAATCTTTGCAGGCGATAGTCAACAACCTCAATCTAAGCGACGACCAGCAACAAGCCCTCAATCAAACCGTTGAAAGCATCAATAAGCTTGCGAGCTCCACCAAGACATCCCTCAATCAACTGCCACAGGCCTTAGACCAATCTCGACTCGCCTTTAAACAAACCAGCCAAGTGCTGTTGGATGACATTCAGACCAAGATCATCATTGCGCTGGCGGCCGTTATCGCCGTCATTATTATCGCTTTGACCGCTATCTATCTGCTTATCCTCAAACCCATGCAGCAAACCTTGGTAAAAGCGACCAACAATATCTCTTCGATGGCACAATCCATCCAGATCACCGCCGAAGCACTGAAATACAGCACCGAGAAACAACAGAAAATCATGGATTACATTGAGCATTCACCGACTCAATACACTGATAAATAA
- the yihA gene encoding ribosome biogenesis GTP-binding protein YihA/YsxC: MSVKIHYQNTHFITSAPDIRHLPEDEGIEIAFAGRSNAGKSSALNRVTNQKSLAKTSKTPGRTQLINLFKVTDGCHIVDLPGYGFAQVPLEMKKKWQKSLGEYLQRRESLKGLVVLMDIRHPMKDLDQQMIYWAIDSRIPVQVLLTKADKLKSGARKAQLLKIRNDAKSFGGDVAVDVFSSMKGIGVDQLRAKMDEWFAPALADQIIDELADEEHNDSE; encoded by the coding sequence GTGAGCGTAAAAATTCATTATCAAAACACGCATTTCATTACCAGTGCACCTGATATTCGTCATTTACCAGAAGACGAAGGGATCGAAATTGCGTTTGCAGGACGCTCCAATGCTGGTAAATCTAGCGCGCTAAATCGCGTTACAAACCAAAAAAGCTTGGCGAAAACCAGTAAAACACCCGGTCGAACTCAGCTAATCAACCTATTTAAGGTAACGGACGGTTGTCATATCGTCGATTTACCTGGATATGGCTTTGCTCAAGTACCGCTTGAGATGAAGAAAAAATGGCAGAAGTCACTAGGTGAATACCTACAACGACGTGAAAGCCTGAAAGGTTTAGTGGTATTGATGGATATCCGTCACCCAATGAAAGACCTTGACCAACAAATGATCTACTGGGCTATCGATAGCCGCATCCCAGTACAGGTTTTGTTAACAAAAGCAGACAAACTGAAAAGTGGTGCGCGTAAAGCACAGCTATTGAAAATCCGTAACGATGCAAAATCTTTCGGTGGTGATGTTGCGGTTGATGTCTTCTCTTCAATGAAGGGCATCGGCGTCGACCAACTGCGTGCCAAGATGGATGAGTGGTTTGCCCCAGCGCTTGCTGATCAAATCATTGATGAGTTAGCGGACGAAGAGCACAACGACTCAGAGTAA
- a CDS encoding c-type cytochrome, whose translation MKKLALILSLLASCSVWAQGSIEAGKAKSQTCVACHGADGNSLITQYPKLAGQHEKYLEKQLKELKLGMTSGGKQGRYEPVMGAMAMPLSEEDMADLAAYYASLPISSNSTPENVVDEGKVLYTAGNAERGLTACIACHGPRGNGTELSGFPKISGQHADYIKAQLEKFRDGNRNNDMNAMMRDVAKKLTDAEIDTLSKYVGGLH comes from the coding sequence ATGAAGAAATTAGCGCTAATTTTGAGTCTTTTAGCCAGCTGCTCAGTATGGGCTCAAGGTAGTATTGAAGCTGGTAAAGCCAAATCACAAACATGTGTTGCCTGCCACGGTGCTGACGGCAACAGTCTGATCACTCAGTACCCTAAGCTGGCTGGTCAACATGAGAAGTACCTAGAGAAGCAGTTAAAAGAGCTTAAGCTAGGTATGACAAGTGGTGGTAAGCAAGGTCGTTACGAACCTGTAATGGGTGCAATGGCGATGCCTTTATCTGAAGAAGATATGGCTGACCTAGCGGCATACTACGCATCTCTACCTATCTCTAGTAACTCTACTCCTGAAAATGTAGTAGATGAAGGTAAGGTTCTTTACACGGCGGGTAACGCAGAACGCGGCCTAACGGCGTGTATTGCTTGTCACGGTCCACGTGGTAACGGTACCGAACTTTCTGGTTTCCCTAAGATTTCTGGTCAACACGCAGATTACATCAAGGCTCAACTTGAAAAATTCCGCGATGGTAACCGTAATAACGACATGAATGCGATGATGCGTGATGTAGCTAAAAAGTTAACAGACGCAGAAATTGATACCTTATCGAAGTACGTTGGTGGTCTACACTAA
- a CDS encoding class I SAM-dependent methyltransferase, whose translation MYTCPLCHHQGVNHYFEDKRRAYLQCQQCELVFVKPEQRLEAKEEKAHYDLHENDPSDAGYRRFLSRIADPLTDKISSNSQGLDFGCGPGPTLSIMLEEAGHTMELYDIYYHPETSVLEKTYDFMTATEVIEHLYHPDKVWQQWLNLVKPKGWIGLMTKLVIDVDAFAGWHYKNDPTHVVFFSRQTFQFLAERDKLELEFFGNDVILLRKVQ comes from the coding sequence ATGTATACTTGTCCCTTATGCCATCACCAAGGCGTGAATCACTATTTTGAAGACAAACGCAGAGCCTATCTGCAGTGTCAGCAATGTGAACTGGTATTTGTTAAACCTGAACAAAGGTTAGAAGCAAAAGAAGAAAAAGCACACTATGATCTCCATGAGAACGATCCTAGTGATGCAGGCTATCGCCGTTTTTTATCTCGCATCGCGGATCCACTAACAGACAAAATTTCATCTAACTCACAAGGGTTGGATTTTGGTTGTGGCCCAGGCCCTACGCTATCTATCATGTTAGAAGAAGCCGGACACACCATGGAGTTGTACGATATCTATTACCACCCAGAGACTTCTGTGTTGGAAAAAACGTACGATTTTATGACTGCCACGGAGGTGATTGAACATCTTTATCACCCAGACAAAGTGTGGCAGCAATGGTTGAATTTAGTTAAACCCAAAGGCTGGATTGGTCTTATGACTAAGCTAGTAATAGACGTAGATGCGTTTGCTGGTTGGCACTACAAGAATGACCCGACTCATGTTGTCTTCTTTAGTCGTCAAACATTCCAGTTTTTGGCAGAGCGGGATAAGCTCGAACTAGAATTTTTTGGAAATGATGTAATTTTACTGAGGAAAGTGCAGTAA
- the yihI gene encoding Der GTPase-activating protein YihI: MARSKKSRKPGALGAPEPMVTRNRSESDVEGRERKRVKKRKGLKSGSRHSDGSEAKQRKAAQARDPRLGSKKKIPLIIEPAKKPTKQERKLSNEQELEMLENDAQLNTLLDRLENGENLGAGLQKFVDEKLDRIEHLMGRLGLLEPEEDEEEIFEEAPVASKKKASSDEDLLSQFEDFDLDSFKG, translated from the coding sequence ATGGCTCGTAGTAAAAAATCAAGAAAGCCGGGAGCTCTTGGCGCTCCGGAACCTATGGTTACTCGTAACCGTAGCGAATCTGATGTTGAAGGTCGTGAACGTAAGCGTGTTAAAAAGCGCAAAGGCCTAAAATCTGGCAGCCGTCACTCAGATGGTAGCGAAGCAAAACAGCGTAAAGCTGCACAAGCTCGCGACCCTCGTTTAGGCAGCAAGAAAAAAATCCCGCTGATTATTGAACCAGCGAAGAAGCCAACGAAACAAGAGCGTAAGCTATCTAACGAGCAAGAGTTAGAGATGCTTGAGAACGATGCTCAACTGAACACGCTGCTAGACCGCCTTGAAAATGGTGAAAACCTAGGTGCAGGTCTACAGAAGTTCGTTGACGAGAAGCTTGATCGTATCGAACACCTAATGGGTCGCTTAGGTCTGTTAGAGCCAGAAGAAGACGAAGAAGAGATCTTCGAAGAAGCACCAGTTGCCTCTAAGAAGAAAGCAAGCTCTGACGAAGACTTGTTATCTCAATTCGAAGACTTCGACTTAGACAGCTTTAAAGGTTAA
- a CDS encoding DUF2489 domain-containing protein — protein MNVTLLAIAGGIIILGLGSYAGYLLLQVKKQTELQKQHQALAIEKRNATIYDNVNTLCLAGIQGQCDLPEISIRVCIIMDNVQGDERVDLDSEYPALSELYHIVKDMARGEERQELTKKERMQQNLTRHKAETRLNDAVIEDLKRLQEKVKPLNNQINIQMI, from the coding sequence ATGAACGTAACCTTATTAGCAATTGCTGGTGGAATTATCATTCTCGGCTTGGGCTCTTACGCAGGTTACCTTCTACTTCAAGTGAAGAAGCAGACGGAGTTGCAAAAGCAGCATCAAGCACTAGCCATTGAAAAACGTAACGCGACGATTTATGACAACGTAAATACTTTGTGTTTAGCGGGCATTCAAGGGCAGTGTGATTTACCTGAGATCAGTATCCGAGTGTGTATCATCATGGATAATGTTCAGGGCGATGAGCGTGTCGATTTAGATTCTGAATATCCTGCTCTTTCTGAGCTGTACCACATCGTTAAAGATATGGCGCGCGGAGAGGAAAGACAGGAACTGACGAAGAAAGAACGCATGCAGCAGAATCTCACACGCCATAAGGCCGAGACTCGCTTGAACGATGCGGTTATCGAAGATTTGAAAAGGTTGCAGGAGAAGGTTAAACCTCTCAATAACCAAATCAATATTCAGATGATCTAG
- the hemN gene encoding oxygen-independent coproporphyrinogen III oxidase yields MSSKPVTTNQQIVWDQEILNKYNYSGPRYTSYPTALEFHEAFTVADYDMACTQYPERPLSLYVHIPFCHKLCYYCGCNKVITRHSHKADEYLDVIEHEIRQRASLLNGREVTQLHFGGGTPTFLSKTQITRLMMILRDEFNFTADAEISIEVDPREIELDVLDHLRNEGFNRLSIGVQDFNKEVQKLVNREQDEEFIIAMVQRAKELGFRSTNLDLIYGLPKQTQALFAETLKQVLEMKPGRLSVFNYAHMPQLFAAQRKIKDEDLPEAKEKMAILQDTIETLTGAGYQFIGMDHFALPEDELAVAQREGILHRNFQGYTTQGEADLIGFGVSAISMVGDAYAQNQKELKKYYAQVNDLRHALWKGVALDSDDLLRREVIKQLICNFKLDKTMIESEFSVNFNRYFKEDLELLQTFINDELVEVDDKEIRVTLRGRLLIRNICMCFDKYLRAKARQQQFSRVI; encoded by the coding sequence ATGTCGAGCAAGCCAGTAACAACGAATCAGCAAATCGTTTGGGATCAAGAGATCTTAAACAAGTACAACTATTCGGGACCTCGTTACACCTCATACCCAACTGCGTTGGAGTTTCATGAAGCGTTTACCGTCGCTGATTACGACATGGCGTGTACGCAATACCCAGAGCGTCCACTCTCTCTTTACGTGCATATCCCGTTCTGCCATAAGCTTTGTTACTACTGTGGTTGTAATAAGGTGATTACTCGTCACTCGCACAAAGCGGATGAGTATCTTGATGTGATTGAGCATGAAATCCGCCAACGTGCGTCTCTGCTTAATGGTCGCGAAGTGACTCAACTGCACTTCGGTGGCGGCACACCAACCTTCTTGAGCAAGACTCAAATCACTCGTTTGATGATGATTCTGCGTGATGAGTTTAACTTCACGGCGGATGCTGAAATCAGTATCGAAGTAGACCCTCGTGAAATTGAGCTAGATGTGCTCGATCACCTACGTAACGAAGGCTTTAACCGTCTGAGTATCGGTGTTCAAGACTTCAATAAAGAAGTACAGAAGCTGGTTAACCGTGAGCAAGATGAAGAGTTCATTATTGCGATGGTTCAACGTGCTAAAGAGCTAGGCTTCCGTTCAACTAACTTAGATTTGATCTACGGCCTGCCAAAGCAGACTCAAGCGCTATTCGCTGAAACACTGAAGCAAGTGCTTGAGATGAAGCCGGGTCGTCTATCGGTATTTAACTATGCGCACATGCCACAACTGTTTGCGGCGCAGCGTAAGATTAAAGATGAAGACTTGCCGGAAGCAAAAGAGAAAATGGCTATCCTGCAAGATACTATCGAGACTCTAACGGGTGCGGGTTACCAGTTCATCGGTATGGACCACTTCGCATTACCTGAAGACGAGCTCGCGGTTGCGCAGCGTGAAGGTATTCTGCATCGTAACTTCCAAGGCTACACGACCCAAGGTGAAGCTGACCTAATTGGTTTTGGTGTTTCTGCTATCTCTATGGTGGGTGATGCTTACGCACAAAACCAAAAAGAGCTGAAGAAATACTACGCTCAGGTCAACGACCTGCGCCACGCACTTTGGAAAGGTGTGGCACTCGATAGCGATGACCTTCTACGTCGTGAAGTGATCAAGCAGCTTATCTGTAACTTTAAGCTTGATAAGACCATGATCGAGTCTGAGTTCTCGGTTAACTTTAATCGTTACTTCAAGGAAGACTTAGAGCTTCTACAAACCTTCATTAATGATGAGTTGGTTGAAGTCGACGACAAAGAGATTCGCGTGACTCTGCGTGGCCGTTTGTTGATCCGTAACATCTGTATGTGTTTCGACAAATACCTACGCGCTAAGGCTCGCCAACAGCAATTCTCTCGCGTTATCTAA
- a CDS encoding phosphodiesterase GepA: MSLKTQITLRTAVVLPFVMIFLFTMGVMVFTQKQSYKEMVSDISARQLASLTDNVHQSLSDFLEKPFHANLSLSHNIGYHKLYQPGNLSKVQDYILYKFSDHFTAVPQLDVIGFGSEDGNYVGFRKEANNGYTLMVQDERTQDQLVIYRGSKISEDIRSVISGYDPRVRPWYTPVVNEKKAVWSPIYANADERQEITLSALAPIYSDNEFKAVIVSDIKINTFNAFLKNLKDKTDASVYIIDQQQRLVAHSGGGSVVSWGTGKTHKGQRLLATESANPVIRESANYVEQLHLIDDMGVQRFRFTLDGEQYFNQITPYEDKHGLTWFIGMSIPESNLLGELPENQRDSWLLGLALSCIGIIAGLIAFNRVTQPITSTADAAKRLAKGDWDSSMPKSGNIYETSMLVEAFNEMANNLKASFQQLQSQLTYDSLTKLYSREGFIDAAQKNAATEKGTLYLVGIDRFRDINDSLGHYNGDQLLIISAARLRGTLPSDYLLARTGGDEFAIYAPNITQEEDVQLLANRLVQTFASPFAMESESVVVKVSIGVVHVSNDQDITSWLRNSSIALSNAKQDKTRVSIYSPEMGNASRHRTKMLARLNKAIELQQFEAFYQPIIDLESGTTIGAEALARWVTDEGIISPLEFIPLAEETGLIYDIGKQILHKSCRDTAIAIESGKWSEDFSIHVNLSVDQLSESGFISLVKNTLNDTKLPAKNLTLEITESRIIDNDPTIIDNMLTLKALGISIAIDDFGTGYSSLAYLHKLPFDCLKIDRSFVSKLDKENLDSSIVAAIVNITKGFKVSLVAEGVETQQQADLLKQLQCPQAQGFLYSRPVPFDQWPTDLSNAQQSAKIKQNTEAKESIS; the protein is encoded by the coding sequence ATGTCTTTGAAAACCCAAATTACATTAAGAACCGCAGTGGTTCTGCCATTCGTGATGATATTTCTGTTCACTATGGGCGTAATGGTTTTCACTCAAAAGCAAAGCTACAAAGAGATGGTGAGTGATATTAGCGCACGTCAGCTAGCATCACTCACTGACAACGTTCATCAAAGCCTTTCCGATTTTTTAGAAAAACCATTTCACGCGAACCTCTCCCTCAGCCACAACATTGGTTACCACAAGCTCTATCAGCCCGGTAATCTTAGTAAGGTTCAAGATTACATCCTTTATAAGTTTTCCGACCATTTCACTGCCGTGCCGCAGCTGGATGTGATCGGCTTTGGCTCTGAAGATGGTAACTATGTCGGTTTTCGTAAAGAGGCCAACAACGGCTACACCTTGATGGTGCAAGATGAACGAACCCAAGATCAGCTCGTCATCTACCGTGGTAGCAAGATTAGCGAAGACATTCGCTCGGTCATTTCAGGATACGATCCGAGAGTCCGCCCTTGGTACACACCGGTTGTTAATGAGAAAAAAGCAGTATGGTCGCCAATTTACGCCAATGCGGATGAACGCCAAGAAATTACTCTTTCTGCCCTCGCCCCTATCTATTCCGACAACGAATTTAAAGCCGTCATCGTCAGCGACATCAAGATCAATACCTTTAACGCATTCCTGAAGAACCTAAAAGACAAGACCGATGCTTCTGTCTACATCATCGACCAGCAACAACGCTTAGTCGCACACTCCGGTGGCGGCAGTGTAGTTTCATGGGGCACGGGTAAAACACATAAAGGCCAACGCTTATTAGCGACAGAAAGTGCCAACCCAGTAATACGAGAGAGCGCTAATTATGTTGAACAACTGCATTTGATTGACGACATGGGCGTACAACGCTTCAGGTTCACATTGGATGGCGAGCAATACTTTAACCAAATCACACCTTATGAGGATAAACATGGCCTCACTTGGTTTATTGGTATGTCGATTCCAGAAAGTAATCTACTCGGTGAATTGCCAGAAAACCAAAGAGACAGCTGGCTGCTCGGGCTCGCACTTAGCTGCATTGGGATTATCGCAGGATTAATTGCTTTTAATCGTGTGACCCAACCCATCACCTCCACCGCAGATGCCGCAAAACGCCTTGCCAAAGGGGATTGGGACAGCAGTATGCCGAAATCGGGCAATATCTACGAAACCAGTATGTTGGTAGAGGCATTCAACGAAATGGCCAACAACCTGAAAGCGTCATTCCAGCAGTTACAGTCACAACTGACCTATGACTCGCTGACCAAACTCTACAGCCGAGAAGGCTTTATCGATGCAGCACAGAAAAATGCAGCAACCGAAAAAGGCACGCTGTACTTGGTTGGTATCGATCGCTTCCGAGATATTAATGACAGCCTAGGTCACTACAATGGCGACCAGCTGCTTATCATCTCTGCCGCTCGCTTAAGAGGCACGTTACCATCGGATTACCTATTGGCACGCACGGGCGGGGATGAGTTCGCGATATACGCACCCAACATCACCCAAGAGGAAGACGTTCAACTGCTTGCTAACCGTTTGGTTCAGACCTTTGCTTCTCCGTTCGCGATGGAATCTGAAAGTGTCGTGGTCAAGGTTTCGATTGGTGTTGTGCATGTATCAAACGATCAAGATATTACATCGTGGCTTCGTAACAGCAGCATTGCACTCAGCAATGCCAAACAAGATAAAACACGCGTCAGCATCTACAGCCCTGAGATGGGTAATGCCTCTCGACACCGCACTAAAATGTTGGCTCGATTGAACAAAGCGATTGAGCTGCAGCAATTTGAAGCCTTTTATCAGCCAATCATCGATCTAGAATCAGGTACCACGATAGGCGCTGAAGCTTTGGCTCGCTGGGTCACCGACGAAGGTATTATCTCACCACTGGAATTCATACCACTGGCAGAAGAAACCGGACTTATCTACGACATTGGTAAGCAGATCCTGCACAAATCTTGTCGAGATACTGCAATTGCGATTGAGTCAGGAAAATGGAGCGAAGACTTCTCGATTCACGTTAACTTATCTGTCGATCAGCTAAGTGAAAGTGGGTTTATTAGTTTAGTGAAAAACACGCTAAATGATACCAAACTACCGGCCAAAAACCTTACGCTAGAAATCACTGAGTCACGCATCATCGATAATGACCCAACCATCATCGACAACATGCTGACTCTCAAAGCATTGGGAATCTCAATTGCCATTGATGATTTCGGTACTGGTTATTCGTCACTGGCCTACCTGCACAAGCTGCCATTTGATTGCCTGAAGATTGATCGCAGCTTTGTCAGTAAGCTAGACAAAGAGAATCTAGACAGCTCGATTGTTGCAGCCATCGTCAACATTACCAAAGGCTTCAAGGTCAGCTTAGTCGCCGAAGGCGTTGAAACTCAGCAGCAAGCAGACCTACTTAAGCAGCTGCAATGCCCACAAGCACAAGGGTTCTTATACAGTCGTCCAGTGCCTTTTGACCAATGGCCAACCGATCTAAGCAATGCTCAACAGAGTGCCAAAATCAAACAGAACACCGAGGCTAAAGAGAGCATCAGTTAA